The proteins below come from a single Faecalibaculum rodentium genomic window:
- the gdhA gene encoding NADP-specific glutamate dehydrogenase — MTNLDTVLEIVKKRNPNDPEFLQAVEEVFESLNVVAQVHPEQLDEDVLLRMVEPERQIIFRVPWVDDNGKTQVNRGFRVQFNSAIGPYKGGLRFHPSVNISIIKFLGFEQVFKNSLTTLPMGGGKGGSDFDPKGKSDGEVMRFCQSFMNELYRHIGPNTDVPAGDIGVGGREIGYLFGQYKRIRDEWSGVLTGKGLSYGGSLGRTEATGYGLCYFTEAMLKDKGTSFEGKKVVISGSGNVAIYACQKATELGATVLTMSDSNGFIYDPNGIDLDTVKEIKEVRRGRIKEYVDSHPLATYTPNERPWSIPCDIALPCATQNELDLEDAKKLVASNCFCVCEGANMPTTPDAIHYLMSNGVLYAPGKASNAGGVACSGLEMSQNAEHLSWTLEEVDKKLKGIMVSIFETCRDTAMEYGRPDEYVVGANIAGFLKVADAMKAQGCV; from the coding sequence ATGACTAATCTCGATACTGTATTAGAAATTGTAAAAAAACGCAATCCGAATGATCCTGAGTTTCTTCAGGCAGTCGAAGAGGTTTTTGAATCTCTTAACGTAGTGGCTCAGGTTCATCCTGAACAATTGGATGAAGATGTTCTCCTCCGCATGGTAGAACCTGAACGCCAAATTATTTTCCGTGTTCCATGGGTAGATGACAACGGAAAAACTCAAGTAAATCGGGGATTCCGTGTGCAATTCAACAGCGCCATCGGCCCTTATAAAGGCGGACTTCGGTTCCACCCTTCTGTAAACATTTCCATCATCAAATTTCTTGGTTTTGAACAGGTATTTAAAAATTCATTGACAACACTGCCCATGGGCGGTGGTAAAGGCGGTTCCGATTTCGATCCCAAAGGAAAATCTGATGGAGAAGTCATGCGCTTCTGTCAGAGTTTTATGAATGAACTTTACAGACACATCGGGCCGAATACAGATGTACCCGCTGGCGATATCGGCGTCGGCGGACGCGAAATCGGCTATCTGTTTGGACAATACAAGCGAATTCGGGATGAGTGGTCTGGGGTTCTGACGGGCAAAGGATTGTCATACGGCGGTTCATTAGGGCGGACAGAAGCCACTGGATATGGACTCTGCTATTTCACCGAAGCAATGCTGAAAGACAAGGGCACGAGCTTTGAAGGTAAGAAGGTAGTCATCTCCGGATCAGGAAATGTCGCAATCTATGCCTGTCAGAAAGCCACGGAGCTTGGAGCCACAGTACTGACCATGTCCGATTCGAATGGATTTATCTATGATCCGAATGGAATCGATCTGGATACAGTCAAGGAAATCAAGGAAGTCCGTCGCGGCAGAATCAAAGAATATGTTGACTCGCATCCGCTGGCCACATATACCCCCAATGAACGGCCATGGTCCATCCCATGTGATATCGCGCTTCCATGTGCCACACAGAATGAGCTTGATCTTGAAGATGCAAAGAAGCTCGTAGCCAGCAACTGCTTCTGCGTTTGTGAAGGTGCAAACATGCCCACAACACCTGATGCCATTCATTATCTGATGAGCAATGGTGTTCTGTACGCACCTGGTAAAGCCAGCAATGCTGGAGGTGTCGCCTGCTCTGGACTCGAGATGAGTCAAAATGCAGAGCATCTTTCCTGGACACTGGAAGAAGTGGACAAAAAACTCAAAGGCATCATGGTCAGCATCTTTGAAACATGCAGAGACACAGCGATGGAATATGGACGTCCCGACGAATATGTGGTCGGTGCCAATATTGCCGGTTTCCTCAAAGTTGCGGATGCAATGAAAGCGCAGGGCTGCGTCTGA
- a CDS encoding histidine phosphatase family protein: MTTFFIIRHGKTLFNEKERLQGWCDSPLTDEGCAQMRRLSEGLKDIEFSAIYSSTSPRALTCASMLASDRSLDIRARESLKEVGYGSLEGEYLADAFPEGQLSKVGYAQFNGEDLYTAQQRFVREMQHIAEEFPDDNVAVVTHGHLIKTLLGSFSQQFAAETIKSADQIPPCSVTVLKYENNRFTLDTLPDITWRTSSDLSK; encoded by the coding sequence ATGACAACATTTTTTATTATACGGCATGGGAAAACACTGTTTAATGAAAAGGAAAGGCTACAGGGATGGTGCGATTCACCACTTACAGATGAGGGCTGTGCTCAAATGCGGCGTTTGTCGGAAGGCCTGAAAGACATTGAATTCTCAGCTATTTATTCCTCCACGTCTCCGAGGGCCCTGACCTGCGCTTCTATGCTGGCTTCTGACAGATCTCTTGATATCCGTGCCAGAGAGTCGCTGAAAGAGGTAGGATATGGAAGTCTGGAAGGAGAATATCTTGCGGATGCGTTTCCGGAGGGGCAACTGAGTAAAGTTGGCTATGCACAGTTCAATGGAGAGGATCTTTATACAGCCCAGCAAAGATTTGTGCGGGAAATGCAGCACATTGCTGAAGAATTCCCTGATGACAATGTCGCTGTTGTGACTCACGGGCATCTGATCAAGACTCTGCTGGGTAGTTTCAGTCAACAGTTTGCAGCGGAGACGATTAAATCAGCAGACCAGATTCCTCCATGTTCTGTCACAGTATTGAAGTACGAAAACAATCGTTTCACGCTGGATACTTTGCCCGATATAACCTGGAGAACGAGTTCTGATCTTTCAAAGTGA
- the rpiB gene encoding ribose 5-phosphate isomerase B, with protein sequence MKIAIGCDHGAFEYKETIRKMLEAEGYEITDCGCYGPDSVDYPDIAVETAKKVAAKTVDAGILMCGTGIGISIAANKVHGIRCALCTDTTMARLTREHNDANMLAMGARIIGIELAKDIVHTFLATSFSNDDRHVKRIEKLMAEEN encoded by the coding sequence ATGAAAATTGCAATTGGGTGCGACCATGGTGCATTTGAATATAAGGAGACGATTCGCAAAATGCTGGAGGCTGAAGGGTATGAAATAACCGACTGTGGCTGCTATGGTCCTGATTCGGTAGACTACCCTGATATAGCTGTGGAAACAGCCAAAAAAGTGGCTGCGAAAACAGTAGATGCTGGTATCCTCATGTGCGGGACAGGTATTGGGATATCCATAGCTGCAAATAAAGTACATGGTATCAGATGTGCTCTTTGCACAGACACGACAATGGCCCGACTTACACGGGAGCATAATGATGCCAATATGCTTGCCATGGGGGCCAGAATTATTGGAATTGAACTGGCTAAAGATATTGTTCATACATTTCTGGCAACATCATTTTCGAATGATGACCGACATGTCAAGAGGATAGAAAAACTGATGGCAGAAGAAAACTGA